In the Ensifer adhaerens genome, one interval contains:
- the tauA gene encoding taurine ABC transporter substrate-binding protein, which yields MPYGHFKRFAAAASIVAGLAVSSAAYAETKLVVGYQQIVGPFVAAIADGRFDAAAKEVGYTIDWRQFSSAGDITTALASGDVPIGVLGSTGTASAATRGVDLQLFWILDNIGQSEALVAREGSGIETPADLKGKKVAVPFVSTSHFHLLVGMNKIWNIDPRKVEILNLKPPQIVAAWQRGDIDAAYVWPPALSEIQKTGKTISDSEVIGAASVPTFDGLVVSKGWAEENPKLMEAFTKVLTQAYADYNANKAAWTEDSAQVQGIVKLIGGDGPSTVEALRLLAFPNAEDQASDVWLGGGATRALSESAKFLVEQKQISQSLDDYAPFVNANFAKAAAQAQ from the coding sequence ATGCCATACGGACATTTCAAACGATTTGCGGCCGCCGCCAGCATCGTGGCTGGGCTTGCCGTATCCAGTGCAGCTTACGCGGAGACGAAGCTCGTCGTCGGCTATCAGCAGATTGTCGGCCCGTTCGTGGCCGCGATCGCCGACGGCCGTTTCGACGCGGCTGCCAAGGAGGTCGGTTACACGATCGACTGGCGCCAGTTCAGCTCGGCCGGCGACATCACGACGGCGCTTGCCTCAGGCGACGTTCCGATCGGCGTTCTCGGCTCGACCGGAACGGCGTCGGCCGCGACACGTGGCGTCGACCTGCAGCTCTTCTGGATCCTCGACAATATCGGCCAGTCCGAGGCACTTGTCGCGCGTGAGGGTTCCGGTATCGAGACGCCTGCCGATCTCAAGGGCAAGAAGGTCGCCGTGCCGTTCGTCTCCACTTCGCACTTCCACCTACTGGTCGGTATGAACAAGATCTGGAACATCGATCCGCGCAAGGTGGAAATCCTCAATCTGAAGCCGCCGCAGATCGTGGCCGCCTGGCAGCGCGGCGATATCGATGCGGCCTATGTCTGGCCGCCCGCTCTTTCCGAGATCCAGAAAACCGGCAAGACAATCTCGGATTCCGAGGTCATCGGCGCGGCAAGCGTGCCGACCTTCGACGGGCTGGTGGTCTCCAAGGGTTGGGCAGAGGAAAATCCGAAGCTCATGGAGGCCTTCACCAAGGTCCTGACGCAAGCCTATGCCGACTACAATGCCAACAAGGCGGCCTGGACGGAAGACTCAGCCCAGGTCCAGGGCATCGTCAAGCTGATCGGCGGCGACGGTCCAAGCACGGTGGAGGCGCTGCGTCTCCTCGCGTTCCCGAACGCGGAGGATCAGGCATCAGACGTCTGGCTCGGTGGCGGCGCCACCCGCGCGCTCAGCGAGAGCGCAAAATTCCTCGTCGAACAGAAACAGATCAGCCAATCGCTCGACGACTATGCGCCCTTCGTCAACGCCAACTTCGCGAAGGCTGCGGCGCAGGCGCAATAG
- a CDS encoding taurine ABC transporter ATP-binding protein encodes METLSVRNISLTYPGLYSDQAIIALKGVNLTINSGDFVVALGASGCGKTTLLNLMAGFMAPSEGDITLGNHRVNGPGAERGVVFQKHALLPWLNVMENTEFGLKLRGVDKATRRDLATKNLALVGLQDFHRHMIYHLSGGMQQRVGIARALTCDPAMLLMDEPMAALDALTRETIQELLLKVWQLTNKMFFFITHSVEEALFLGSRLIVMSPRPGRITHTYELNFNKRFLAEGNARAIKSSPEFIRMREEVLGIIYGDERASGNPEVAHA; translated from the coding sequence ATGGAAACACTTAGCGTCAGGAACATCAGTCTGACCTACCCGGGCCTTTACTCGGACCAGGCGATCATCGCCCTCAAAGGCGTCAATCTGACCATCAACAGTGGCGACTTCGTCGTCGCTCTCGGCGCCTCGGGCTGCGGCAAGACGACCTTGCTCAACCTGATGGCGGGCTTCATGGCCCCCTCGGAAGGCGACATCACTCTCGGAAACCATCGGGTCAACGGGCCGGGCGCCGAACGCGGCGTGGTCTTCCAGAAGCACGCGCTTCTGCCGTGGCTCAACGTGATGGAAAACACCGAATTCGGCCTCAAGCTTCGCGGCGTCGACAAGGCGACCCGGCGCGATCTGGCGACCAAGAACCTCGCCTTGGTCGGGTTGCAAGACTTTCACCGCCACATGATCTATCACCTGTCGGGCGGCATGCAGCAGCGCGTCGGTATTGCCAGGGCACTGACCTGCGACCCGGCCATGCTCTTGATGGATGAGCCGATGGCAGCACTCGACGCGCTGACGCGCGAGACGATCCAGGAACTGCTGCTCAAGGTCTGGCAGCTCACCAACAAGATGTTCTTCTTCATCACCCACAGCGTCGAGGAGGCTCTTTTCCTCGGCTCGCGGCTGATCGTCATGTCGCCGCGTCCGGGCCGTATCACCCACACCTACGAGCTCAACTTCAACAAGCGGTTCCTCGCCGAAGGTAATGCCCGTGCGATCAAGTCCAGCCCGGAATTCATCCGCATGCGCGAGGAGGTGCTCGGCATCATCTACGGCGACGAACGTGCGTCCGGCAACCCGGAGGTGGCCCATGCTTGA
- a CDS encoding nuclear transport factor 2 family protein — MTATDLKTLFDAFNRHDIDGVMHFFATDCVFNAVGGPEVYGNRFVGSGPIADAFSGVWKSMPDAEWGNHSHFVEGDRGVSEWTFSGTAADGSRIEAEGCDLFTFRNGKIVRKQAFRKNRPVLQPRY, encoded by the coding sequence CTGACGGCGACCGATCTCAAAACCTTGTTCGATGCCTTCAACCGGCACGACATCGATGGCGTCATGCACTTCTTCGCCACCGACTGCGTGTTCAACGCAGTCGGTGGCCCGGAGGTCTATGGCAACCGTTTCGTCGGCTCCGGTCCGATTGCCGATGCCTTCAGTGGCGTGTGGAAGTCGATGCCGGACGCCGAGTGGGGCAACCACAGCCACTTCGTCGAGGGGGACCGGGGCGTCTCCGAGTGGACTTTCTCCGGCACGGCCGCCGATGGCAGCCGCATCGAAGCCGAGGGCTGCGACCTCTTCACCTTCCGCAACGGCAAGATCGTGCGCAAGCAGGCGTTCCGCAAGAACCGCCCGGTCTTGCAGCCCCGCTACTGA
- a CDS encoding NAD(P)/FAD-dependent oxidoreductase, translating into MQLHATSLKTARQPFDPAYDPNHDRSPGRGKDYAPTYWIGTAGPEPEDDGPVTRDIDVDVAIIGSGYTGLSCAIHLAREHGIKATVLEANGVAWGCSTRNGGQAQISAGRLKRSQWIARWGVDVARKMHAEISEGFDLFRSLVREPEIDCDPQDGGHLYIAHRDKMLPALQSEVRVLNDTFGYRARMVSRGEIHRDFVRDEEARGAMYEPDGMGIHAAKLAFGYLRLARKLGAKVHTSSPVLECVAKGGVHYLTTPGGTVRARAVCIATAGYTSPGMNALTRHRLMPILSNSIVTRPLTKGEQQALNFKARIPLTDTRTLRHYYRMLPDGRVQIGSRSAITGRDASNPKHLELLLAGLYRKFPALRGIDIDYSWWGWVDVSHDMMPRIFQPDPAQRLFYAMGYGGNGVMYSAQAGRRMAQMVAGKGGGLDLPIFTSPLPGHGLLTPFRRLGQWGMYRWYYLRDEIL; encoded by the coding sequence ATGCAACTGCACGCCACTTCCCTGAAGACTGCAAGGCAGCCGTTCGATCCCGCCTACGACCCCAACCACGACCGCAGCCCCGGTCGAGGCAAGGACTATGCGCCGACCTATTGGATCGGCACCGCCGGGCCGGAGCCGGAGGACGACGGCCCGGTCACGCGGGACATCGATGTCGATGTCGCGATCATCGGTTCGGGCTATACCGGTCTCTCCTGCGCCATCCATCTGGCGCGCGAGCACGGCATCAAGGCCACTGTGCTGGAGGCCAATGGCGTTGCCTGGGGCTGCAGCACCCGCAACGGCGGGCAGGCACAGATTTCTGCCGGTCGCCTGAAGCGCTCGCAATGGATCGCCCGCTGGGGCGTGGACGTTGCCCGCAAGATGCATGCGGAGATTTCCGAGGGATTCGACCTCTTTCGCTCTCTCGTCCGCGAGCCCGAAATCGACTGCGATCCGCAGGATGGCGGCCATCTCTATATCGCCCACCGCGACAAGATGCTGCCGGCGTTGCAAAGCGAGGTCCGTGTTCTCAACGATACGTTCGGCTATCGCGCCCGCATGGTCTCGCGCGGCGAGATCCACCGCGATTTCGTCCGCGACGAGGAAGCACGCGGGGCGATGTACGAGCCCGACGGCATGGGTATCCATGCGGCCAAGCTCGCCTTCGGCTATCTGAGGCTTGCCCGCAAGCTGGGTGCCAAGGTGCATACGTCGAGCCCTGTGCTTGAGTGCGTCGCCAAGGGCGGCGTGCATTACCTGACGACGCCGGGCGGCACGGTGCGGGCTCGTGCCGTCTGCATTGCGACGGCCGGCTATACCTCGCCGGGGATGAATGCGCTCACCCGTCACCGGCTGATGCCGATCCTGTCGAACTCGATCGTTACGCGGCCGCTGACGAAGGGCGAGCAGCAGGCGCTCAACTTCAAGGCGCGCATCCCGCTCACCGATACGCGGACGCTCCGCCACTACTATCGCATGTTGCCGGACGGACGGGTGCAGATCGGTAGCCGCAGCGCCATTACCGGGCGCGACGCGAGCAATCCGAAACATCTCGAGCTGCTGCTTGCCGGCCTCTACCGCAAGTTCCCGGCGCTCCGCGGCATCGACATCGACTACTCCTGGTGGGGTTGGGTGGATGTCAGCCACGACATGATGCCGCGCATCTTCCAGCCGGACCCGGCCCAGCGGCTGTTCTACGCCATGGGCTATGGTGGCAACGGCGTGATGTATTCCGCCCAGGCCGGCCGCCGCATGGCCCAGATGGTCGCCGGCAAGGGCGGCGGCCTCGACCTTCCCATCTTCACTTCGCCGCTACCGGGCCACGGGCTTCTGACGCCGTTCCGACGGCTCGGCCAATGGGGAATGTACCGCTGGTACTACCTCCGCGACGAGATCCTCTAA
- a CDS encoding PLP-dependent aminotransferase family protein yields the protein MNVSETIFFIERESGIGLQAQLRETVVSAVLAGRVQPGAHLPSTRKLADYLRISRITVTLAYQELISQGYVEAVNRSSYRIADNPPGRDFESDRPSVGSAPVDWSRKIKMSFGVVRQIPKPLDWRRYPYPFLYGQMDPTLFDLNAWRDCARRALAREDFVLMASDFAAADDVRLVNYICSRTLPRRGIHATPDEILVTVGAQNALWIVTRLILEKGSAAVCENPCHPDISASLLLSGAKVTTVDVDGEGLSPDALPEHIDAVFVTPSHHSPTGATMPIDRRTRLLQAAEEKDFVIVEDDYEFEISYLAPPSPALKALDPSGRVLYIGSFSKSLFPGLRLGYLVAPAPFIREARALRSLMLRHPPGHLQRTAAYFLALGHYDAVLHRMRTEYHKRHVIMAESLRRANLKVAGSSTFGGTSFWMEGPEGLDADRLVSDLRQDGVLIEAGSPFFPRSDQPCRYFRMGYSSIPGARIPEGITRVRARIDLLADGE from the coding sequence ATGAACGTTTCCGAAACGATCTTCTTCATCGAACGCGAAAGCGGGATCGGCTTGCAGGCGCAGCTGCGCGAGACCGTCGTTTCGGCCGTGCTCGCCGGCCGGGTACAGCCCGGAGCACACCTGCCCTCGACGCGCAAGCTCGCCGACTATCTTCGCATTTCACGCATCACGGTGACGCTCGCCTACCAGGAACTGATCTCCCAGGGCTATGTGGAAGCCGTCAACCGCAGTTCCTATCGCATCGCCGACAACCCGCCGGGCAGAGACTTTGAAAGCGACCGTCCATCCGTCGGCAGCGCCCCGGTGGACTGGAGCCGCAAGATCAAGATGAGCTTTGGTGTCGTGCGGCAGATCCCCAAACCGCTGGACTGGCGACGCTACCCCTACCCGTTTCTCTATGGCCAGATGGACCCGACGCTGTTCGACCTCAATGCCTGGCGTGACTGCGCCCGTCGGGCGCTCGCACGCGAGGATTTCGTGCTGATGGCGAGCGACTTTGCCGCCGCCGACGATGTGCGCCTCGTCAATTACATCTGCTCACGCACGCTGCCGCGCCGCGGCATCCACGCCACGCCGGACGAAATCCTCGTCACCGTCGGTGCCCAGAATGCCCTTTGGATCGTAACGCGGCTGATCCTGGAGAAGGGCTCCGCCGCGGTCTGCGAAAACCCGTGCCATCCAGATATCAGCGCGTCTCTATTGCTCAGCGGTGCGAAAGTCACGACCGTCGACGTGGACGGAGAAGGCCTGTCGCCGGATGCCTTGCCGGAGCACATTGACGCCGTTTTCGTGACGCCGAGCCACCATTCGCCGACAGGCGCGACAATGCCGATCGATCGGCGCACCCGGCTGCTGCAGGCGGCAGAGGAAAAGGACTTCGTCATCGTGGAGGACGACTACGAGTTCGAGATCAGTTATCTCGCGCCGCCCTCCCCGGCGCTGAAAGCCTTGGACCCCTCCGGCCGCGTGCTCTACATCGGCAGCTTCTCCAAATCGCTGTTTCCCGGGCTCCGCCTCGGCTACCTCGTCGCGCCTGCGCCCTTTATTCGCGAGGCCCGTGCGCTGCGCTCGCTCATGCTGCGACATCCGCCAGGCCACCTGCAACGCACCGCGGCCTATTTCCTGGCGCTCGGCCACTATGACGCGGTTCTGCACCGCATGCGTACGGAGTATCACAAGCGCCACGTGATCATGGCGGAGTCGCTGCGCAGGGCGAACCTGAAGGTCGCGGGCTCCTCGACCTTCGGCGGCACCTCGTTCTGGATGGAAGGACCGGAGGGGCTGGATGCGGATCGGCTGGTCAGCGATCTGCGCCAGGATGGCGTGCTGATCGAAGCCGGTTCGCCCTTCTTCCCCCGGAGCGACCAGCCCTGTCGCTATTTCCGCATGGGCTATTCGTCGATCCCCGGCGCGCGCATCCCGGAAGGCATTACCCGCGTGCGCGCACGTATCGATCTTCTTGCAGACGGTGAATGA
- a CDS encoding ABC transporter permease subunit, with product MLDRVTRAKPVKAGKIFGAPGDGSSGLISFATTVVIVALWFTVTEAGWVKPLFLPSPLAVWDKFMLAMTDGVSNSTLIQHTLASIGRVFGAFLLALVTAVPIGVLMGVNRFVRGLFDPIIEFYRPLPPLAYLPLVIIWLGIGEFPKVFLIYLAIFAPMAIAARAGVRSVSTEQIHAAYAMGATRGQVISQVIMKAALPEIFTGMRIGIGVGWTTLVAAEMVAANRGLGFMVLNAAENLESDTVIMGIFIIGIFAFAFDLLIRYLEKALIPWKGRL from the coding sequence ATGCTTGACAGAGTGACACGCGCCAAGCCCGTCAAGGCCGGCAAGATCTTCGGTGCTCCCGGTGACGGCAGCAGCGGCCTGATCAGCTTCGCAACGACGGTCGTCATCGTTGCCCTCTGGTTCACCGTAACGGAGGCCGGTTGGGTCAAGCCGCTCTTCCTGCCGTCGCCGCTGGCGGTCTGGGACAAGTTCATGCTGGCGATGACCGACGGTGTTTCGAACTCGACGCTGATACAGCATACGCTCGCCAGCATCGGCCGCGTCTTCGGCGCCTTCCTCTTGGCGCTGGTAACGGCCGTGCCGATCGGTGTGCTGATGGGCGTCAACCGCTTCGTGCGTGGTCTGTTCGATCCGATCATCGAATTCTACCGGCCGCTGCCGCCGCTTGCCTACCTGCCGCTTGTCATCATCTGGCTCGGCATCGGCGAGTTCCCGAAGGTGTTCCTGATCTATCTGGCGATCTTTGCGCCGATGGCGATCGCCGCAAGGGCAGGGGTGCGTTCGGTCTCCACCGAGCAGATTCATGCGGCCTATGCGATGGGCGCCACCCGCGGGCAGGTCATCAGTCAGGTGATCATGAAGGCCGCCTTGCCCGAGATCTTCACCGGCATGCGCATCGGCATCGGTGTCGGCTGGACGACCCTGGTTGCGGCGGAAATGGTGGCGGCCAACCGAGGCCTCGGCTTCATGGTTCTGAACGCGGCCGAGAACCTCGAAAGCGATACGGTGATCATGGGCATCTTCATCATCGGCATCTTCGCCTTCGCCTTCGATCTCTTGATCCGCTACCTCGAAAAGGCGCTGATCCCCTGGAAGGGCCGCCTCTAG
- a CDS encoding LysR substrate-binding domain-containing protein, producing MRYVQLRAFHNVAIHGGFSRAAEALFLTQPAVSDQVRKLEEEYDVLLFNRNKKQVTLTQAGQQLLEVTRRMFDVEQQALDLLSESRALRAGKLRIVADAAHHLLHILAAFRRTYPTVQVSIDSGNTETVITSLHAYEADIGVLGEIPQSSDFDILKLNSTPIIAFASRDYPLAGRKTVTLAELAGHPLVMREQGSKTRQKLEAMAQQCGASLTPLIEAEGREAVREIVAAGGGVGFVSSAEFGQDSRLVPIRIDAPEMLMDEALICLRERSNGKLVSAFFDIARKLAHRAT from the coding sequence ATGCGCTATGTCCAGCTTCGCGCCTTCCACAATGTGGCCATCCATGGTGGCTTCTCGCGCGCAGCCGAAGCGCTGTTCCTCACCCAACCCGCCGTCTCGGATCAGGTGCGCAAGCTCGAAGAGGAATACGATGTCCTCCTCTTCAACCGAAACAAGAAGCAGGTGACACTGACCCAGGCCGGCCAGCAGCTTCTCGAAGTCACCCGCCGCATGTTCGATGTTGAGCAGCAGGCCCTGGATCTTTTGTCGGAATCACGGGCGCTGAGAGCGGGAAAACTACGGATCGTTGCCGATGCCGCCCACCACCTGCTGCATATCCTTGCCGCCTTCCGGCGTACCTATCCGACGGTGCAGGTCTCGATCGACTCCGGCAACACCGAAACGGTCATCACCAGCCTGCACGCCTATGAGGCGGATATCGGCGTTCTCGGAGAAATCCCGCAATCGAGCGACTTCGACATCCTGAAACTCAATTCCACGCCGATCATCGCGTTCGCCAGCCGCGACTACCCGCTCGCGGGCCGGAAGACGGTTACCCTCGCCGAGCTTGCCGGACATCCGCTCGTCATGCGCGAGCAGGGTTCCAAGACGCGGCAGAAGCTGGAGGCGATGGCCCAGCAATGCGGCGCGTCTCTGACGCCGCTCATCGAAGCGGAGGGACGCGAGGCCGTGCGCGAGATCGTTGCGGCGGGCGGTGGTGTCGGTTTCGTTTCCTCGGCGGAGTTCGGCCAGGACAGCCGCCTCGTTCCCATCCGGATCGACGCGCCGGAGATGCTGATGGATGAAGCACTGATCTGCCTGCGCGAGCGCAGCAACGGCAAGCTCGTCAGCGCCTTCTTCGACATCGCGCGCAAACTGGCACACCGGGCGACGTAG
- the pta gene encoding phosphate acetyltransferase, translating to MKPLDRILEAAKSAPRHIVLAEGEDPRIVEGGLRAVRAGLAEITLVGNRNVVEERLAEAGARSDEIRVEDPALSSLTPRLAGTYHQLRRSKGVDAAAAAEAVRSPLVFAAMMVREGAADGTVGGAVATTADTVRAALQTIGRAPGVGLVSSFFLMMLCAPHHAKKGAFVFADCGLVVDPDAQGLADIAVTSAGSFEALAGKPAKVAMLSFSTAGSAAHERVSKVVEATRLAHAAAPGLVIDGELQFDTAFVEAVSAAKAPNSALHGEANVFVFPNLDAANIGYKIAQRIGGATAIGPILQGLAKPANDLSRGCNADDVFHMIAVTVVQASSG from the coding sequence ATGAAACCGCTCGATCGCATTCTCGAAGCCGCGAAATCCGCACCCCGTCACATCGTTCTCGCCGAGGGCGAAGACCCGCGCATCGTCGAAGGCGGCCTGCGGGCCGTTAGAGCCGGCCTTGCCGAGATCACGCTCGTCGGCAATCGCAATGTCGTTGAGGAACGTCTGGCAGAAGCCGGCGCTCGATCGGACGAAATCCGTGTCGAGGACCCGGCATTGTCGTCGCTGACCCCACGTCTTGCTGGGACCTACCATCAGCTGCGCCGAAGCAAGGGCGTCGACGCGGCGGCGGCAGCCGAGGCGGTGCGATCACCGCTCGTCTTTGCCGCGATGATGGTGCGGGAAGGTGCGGCCGACGGCACGGTCGGCGGCGCCGTGGCAACCACGGCGGACACGGTGCGTGCCGCGCTCCAGACCATCGGCCGCGCGCCGGGTGTCGGCCTGGTCTCAAGCTTCTTCCTGATGATGCTCTGTGCGCCGCATCACGCCAAGAAGGGCGCTTTCGTCTTTGCCGATTGCGGGCTGGTGGTTGACCCCGATGCTCAAGGGCTTGCCGATATTGCCGTCACATCGGCGGGATCCTTCGAGGCGCTTGCGGGAAAGCCGGCGAAGGTAGCGATGCTCTCGTTCTCGACGGCCGGCAGCGCTGCGCATGAGCGCGTTTCCAAGGTGGTGGAGGCGACGCGGCTTGCGCATGCGGCCGCGCCCGGGCTGGTGATTGACGGCGAGTTGCAGTTCGACACCGCCTTCGTCGAGGCCGTCAGCGCGGCCAAGGCACCCAACTCTGCCCTTCATGGCGAGGCCAATGTCTTCGTCTTTCCGAACCTCGATGCCGCAAACATCGGTTACAAGATTGCGCAGCGGATCGGTGGAGCCACCGCCATCGGCCCGATCCTGCAGGGGCTCGCCAAGCCCGCCAATGATCTCTCGCGTGGGTGTAATGCCGATGACGTGTTCCACATGATCGCCGTCACCGTCGTTCAGGCTTCTAGTGGATAA
- the xsc gene encoding sulfoacetaldehyde acetyltransferase — MKMTTEEAFVKVLQMHGLEHAFGIIGSAMMPVSDLFPKAGIKFWDCAHETNAGMMADGFSRATGTMSVAIGQNGPGVTGFITAIKTAYWNHTPLLMVTPQAANKTIGQGGFQEVDQMAMFEEMVCYQEEVRDPSRIPEVLNRVIEKAWRGCAPAQINIPRDYWTQVIDVDLPAIVRFERPAGGPQAIAEAAKLLSEAKFPVILNGAGVVIGNAISDSMKLAERLDAPVCCGYQHNDAFPGSHRLSVGPLGYNGSKAAMELISKADVVLALGTRLNPFSTLPGYGIDYWPKNASIIQVDINADRIGLTKKVSVGICGDAKQVARQILELLSPTAGDAGREERKAAIHQTRSAWQQQLSSMDHEDDDPGTEWNESARSREPNRMSPRQAWRAIQAALPKEAIISTDIGNNCAIGNAYPTFEAGRKYLAPGMFGPCGYGFPSIVGAKIGCPDVPVVGFAGDGAFGISMNEMGSIGREGWPAITMVIFRNYQWGAEKRNTTLWYANNFVGTELNPNLSYAKVAEGCGLKGVAVNTTAALTEALSNAITDQKKGVTTFIEVILNQELGEPFRRDAMKKPVPVAGIDRADMRPQKRA; from the coding sequence ATGAAAATGACCACCGAGGAAGCCTTCGTCAAAGTCTTGCAGATGCATGGCCTCGAACATGCCTTCGGCATCATCGGCTCGGCCATGATGCCGGTGTCGGACCTGTTCCCGAAGGCCGGCATCAAGTTCTGGGACTGCGCGCATGAGACCAATGCCGGCATGATGGCTGATGGCTTCAGCCGCGCGACCGGCACGATGTCGGTCGCAATCGGCCAGAACGGCCCCGGCGTCACCGGCTTCATCACCGCGATCAAGACCGCCTACTGGAACCATACGCCGCTTCTGATGGTCACGCCGCAGGCGGCCAACAAGACGATCGGGCAGGGCGGTTTCCAGGAAGTCGACCAGATGGCGATGTTCGAGGAAATGGTCTGCTACCAGGAAGAAGTGCGCGATCCTTCGCGTATCCCGGAGGTGCTCAACCGGGTCATCGAAAAGGCTTGGCGCGGCTGTGCGCCGGCGCAGATCAACATCCCGCGCGACTACTGGACCCAGGTGATCGATGTCGACCTGCCGGCAATCGTTCGCTTCGAGCGTCCGGCCGGCGGTCCGCAGGCGATCGCAGAAGCCGCCAAGCTTTTGTCCGAGGCGAAGTTCCCGGTCATCCTCAACGGCGCCGGCGTCGTCATCGGCAATGCCATTTCCGATTCCATGAAGCTCGCCGAACGGCTCGACGCGCCGGTCTGCTGTGGCTACCAGCACAATGATGCCTTCCCCGGCAGCCATCGCCTCTCGGTCGGCCCGCTCGGCTATAACGGTTCGAAGGCGGCGATGGAGTTGATCTCCAAGGCAGACGTCGTGCTGGCGCTCGGCACAAGGCTCAATCCGTTCTCGACGCTTCCGGGCTACGGCATCGACTACTGGCCGAAGAACGCCTCGATCATCCAGGTCGACATCAATGCCGACCGGATCGGCCTGACCAAGAAGGTGTCGGTCGGCATCTGCGGTGATGCCAAGCAGGTCGCCCGCCAGATCCTGGAGCTGCTCTCACCGACTGCCGGCGATGCCGGCCGCGAGGAGCGCAAGGCGGCGATCCACCAGACCCGCTCGGCCTGGCAGCAGCAGCTCTCCTCGATGGATCACGAGGACGACGATCCGGGCACGGAATGGAACGAAAGCGCCCGCTCGCGCGAGCCGAACCGCATGTCGCCGCGCCAAGCCTGGCGAGCGATCCAGGCGGCCCTGCCGAAGGAGGCGATCATCTCCACCGACATCGGCAACAACTGCGCGATCGGCAACGCCTATCCGACCTTCGAAGCTGGCCGGAAGTATCTTGCTCCGGGCATGTTCGGGCCCTGCGGCTATGGCTTCCCGTCGATCGTCGGCGCCAAGATCGGTTGCCCTGATGTGCCGGTCGTCGGCTTTGCCGGTGACGGTGCCTTCGGCATCTCCATGAATGAAATGGGCTCGATCGGCCGCGAGGGTTGGCCGGCGATCACCATGGTGATCTTCCGCAACTACCAATGGGGTGCTGAAAAGCGCAACACGACGCTTTGGTACGCCAACAACTTCGTTGGCACCGAGCTCAACCCCAACCTCTCCTACGCGAAGGTGGCCGAAGGCTGCGGCCTGAAAGGTGTTGCCGTCAATACGACGGCGGCGCTCACCGAGGCGCTGTCGAATGCAATCACCGACCAGAAGAAGGGTGTCACGACCTTTATCGAAGTCATCCTCAACCAGGAGCTCGGTGAACCCTTCCGCCGCGATGCGATGAAGAAGCCGGTGCCGGTTGCCGGCATCGACCGCGCCGACATGCGTCCGCAGAAGCGGGCCTGA
- a CDS encoding YeiH family protein, whose translation MTFVASVHERFRSVPSGFAAYWPGFAVTAAVAVAAQFLSDHYGAPAMLMALLLGIAFHFLSEEGRCVAGIDFCAKKVLRIGVALLGMRISVDLLIGLGASTILLLISAIAATIGFGLLAAKLLGRGWRLALITSGSVAICGASAAMAIAAVLPKNEFSERNLIFTVLSVTVLSTLAMIAYPIIAQTMGLDARATGIFFGGTIHDVAQVVGAGFSVSPEAGETATLVKLIRVTMLAPVVLIFSLSLRKVPQPEGETGKRPPLLPGFVVAFLILAALNSFGFVPEMVAKAGMETSRWALLAGIVAVGMRTSLRRVLDVGGDAVALIVAETVFIALFILVGIHYLGHA comes from the coding sequence ATGACCTTCGTTGCCTCCGTCCACGAACGCTTCCGAAGCGTGCCCTCCGGCTTTGCGGCCTACTGGCCGGGCTTTGCCGTTACGGCGGCGGTTGCCGTCGCTGCTCAATTCCTTTCCGACCACTACGGCGCGCCGGCCATGCTGATGGCGCTATTGCTCGGCATCGCCTTTCACTTCCTGTCCGAGGAAGGGCGCTGCGTCGCCGGCATCGATTTCTGCGCCAAGAAGGTGCTGCGCATCGGCGTGGCGCTGCTCGGCATGCGCATCAGCGTCGATTTGCTGATCGGGCTTGGCGCAAGCACGATTCTGCTGCTTATCTCGGCCATCGCCGCCACCATCGGCTTCGGCCTGCTTGCCGCAAAACTACTCGGGCGCGGCTGGCGGCTGGCGCTTATCACCAGCGGTTCGGTCGCGATCTGCGGTGCATCTGCCGCCATGGCTATCGCGGCCGTCCTTCCAAAGAACGAGTTTTCCGAGCGCAACCTAATCTTCACCGTGCTTTCGGTCACGGTGCTCTCCACGCTTGCGATGATCGCCTATCCGATCATCGCCCAGACCATGGGGCTTGACGCGCGGGCGACTGGCATCTTCTTTGGTGGCACCATCCATGATGTCGCGCAGGTTGTCGGCGCCGGCTTCTCGGTCTCGCCGGAGGCGGGCGAGACGGCGACGCTCGTGAAGCTGATCCGCGTCACCATGCTGGCACCGGTCGTCCTCATCTTCTCGCTGTCGCTGCGCAAAGTGCCGCAGCCCGAAGGCGAAACCGGCAAACGCCCGCCGTTGCTGCCGGGCTTCGTCGTCGCCTTCCTGATTCTTGCGGCGCTGAATTCCTTCGGCTTCGTGCCGGAAATGGTCGCCAAGGCTGGCATGGAAACGTCCCGCTGGGCGCTGCTCGCGGGCATTGTCGCCGTCGGCATGCGCACCTCGCTTCGCCGCGTGCTCGACGTCGGCGGCGATGCCGTCGCGCTGATCGTCGCCGAAACCGTGTTCATCGCCCTCTTCATCCTCGTCGGCATTCACTATCTGGGACACGCCTGA